In Candidatus Binataceae bacterium, the following proteins share a genomic window:
- a CDS encoding NADP-dependent oxidoreductase encodes MAELKNRQWLLAGRPQGIIKETDFRWHESTAPSPKDGELLIRNLAFSFDPTQRGWMSMDTYIPAIPIGQVMRASAIGQVVESKKPGFAKGDLVQGLFGWEDYTVTDGGGLFSVEKFPKGTDPILSLSVLGITGLTAYFGTLEVGQPKSGETFVVSGAAGATGSVAGMIAKLKGCRVIGIAGGPQKCEWLTREAGFDAAIDYKHENVGEALTRLCPKGIDIYFDNVGGEILELVLDRLAFRARVILCGAISQYNEAAGVMAYPPRNYFRLIFHGARMEGFLVFHFAQQYPAARAALSKWHAEGKVKNQVDLQRGLENAPKTIIRLFTGANFGKQLLTLANPE; translated from the coding sequence ATGGCAGAACTGAAGAATCGACAATGGCTTCTCGCGGGGCGTCCCCAAGGAATCATCAAGGAAACCGATTTCCGCTGGCACGAATCCACGGCCCCGTCGCCCAAAGACGGCGAACTCCTCATCCGCAATCTGGCTTTCTCTTTCGATCCGACCCAACGCGGCTGGATGTCCATGGATACCTACATTCCCGCGATTCCAATCGGACAAGTGATGCGCGCCAGCGCCATCGGCCAGGTCGTCGAGTCGAAAAAGCCGGGGTTCGCCAAAGGTGACTTGGTGCAGGGGCTGTTCGGATGGGAAGACTACACGGTCACCGACGGCGGGGGACTCTTCTCGGTCGAGAAATTTCCTAAAGGCACCGATCCGATCCTCTCGCTCTCTGTGCTGGGCATCACCGGGCTCACGGCATACTTCGGCACCCTCGAAGTGGGCCAGCCCAAGAGCGGCGAAACTTTCGTGGTTTCGGGCGCCGCAGGCGCGACCGGCTCGGTCGCCGGGATGATCGCCAAGCTTAAGGGATGCCGCGTCATCGGCATTGCCGGTGGCCCGCAGAAGTGCGAGTGGCTGACCAGGGAAGCCGGCTTCGATGCTGCAATTGACTACAAGCATGAAAACGTCGGGGAAGCTTTGACCCGTCTCTGTCCCAAAGGCATTGACATTTACTTCGACAACGTCGGCGGCGAAATTTTGGAGCTGGTCCTCGACCGACTCGCGTTCCGCGCGCGCGTTATCCTCTGCGGGGCAATCTCACAATACAATGAAGCCGCGGGAGTGATGGCCTATCCGCCGCGTAACTACTTCCGCCTGATCTTTCACGGCGCGCGGATGGAGGGTTTCCTGGTGTTTCACTTCGCCCAACAATATCCTGCGGCCCGGGCCGCTCTTTCCAAATGGCACGCCGAGGGCAAGGTCAAAAATCAAGTCGATCTTCAACGCGGGCTCGAAAACGCGCCCAAGACCATAATCCGGCTATTCACCGGAGCGAATTTCGGCAAGCAGCTGCTCACTCTTGCGAACCCCGAGTAA
- a CDS encoding MFS transporter encodes MNAAPGRQPTPAPALWSAEAALADAALAKVRRHLLPFLFLLYIVNYMDRINVGFASLRMNHDLGLSDQVFGVGAGVFFIGYFIFEIPSNLILARVGARTWIARIMITWGLVAIAMMFVRGERSFYTLRFLLGAAEAGFFPGVVLYLGWWFPERERARAIALFMTATAIAGIVVGPISGALLMMHGFLGIKGWQWLFAMQGFPAIVLGLVVVFWLPDRPDEARWLSAGERAALAETLAREGALRDVGARHTLGEALLDARVWLLAAIYFGFVMGVYGVNLWLPQIVSGFGLGGDFAIGVITAIPSVAAAFCMVQVGRASDRSGERRRYLALALTVGALGLLLSAITRNPYLELAAISISFAGISSALGPFWAIPNLFLGGAAAAGGIALINSLGNLGGFVGPTLMGYMKETTGGFADGLALLALGIAGAASLSMLVPQSSNS; translated from the coding sequence TTGAACGCGGCCCCAGGTCGACAACCCACACCGGCCCCCGCGCTCTGGTCGGCGGAAGCGGCGCTCGCAGATGCGGCACTCGCCAAGGTGCGCCGGCATCTGCTGCCTTTCCTTTTCCTTCTCTACATCGTCAATTACATGGATCGCATCAACGTAGGCTTCGCATCGCTCCGCATGAATCATGACCTTGGCCTCAGCGATCAGGTCTTTGGTGTGGGAGCCGGGGTGTTCTTCATCGGCTATTTTATTTTCGAAATTCCCAGCAACCTGATTCTTGCCCGGGTGGGCGCGCGTACTTGGATCGCCAGGATCATGATCACCTGGGGTTTGGTGGCGATTGCCATGATGTTCGTTCGCGGCGAAAGGAGTTTCTATACCCTGCGCTTTCTGCTGGGCGCCGCGGAGGCCGGATTCTTTCCCGGCGTGGTTCTGTATCTCGGATGGTGGTTTCCGGAACGCGAGCGCGCTCGCGCGATCGCACTGTTCATGACCGCGACCGCAATCGCTGGAATCGTGGTAGGCCCAATCTCCGGCGCCCTGCTGATGATGCACGGTTTCCTCGGCATAAAAGGATGGCAGTGGCTGTTCGCGATGCAAGGTTTCCCGGCAATCGTTCTCGGGCTCGTGGTTGTGTTCTGGCTCCCTGATCGACCGGACGAGGCGCGGTGGCTTTCGGCGGGCGAGCGCGCTGCGCTTGCCGAGACCCTTGCACGCGAGGGCGCGCTTCGCGACGTCGGGGCCCGCCACACCCTCGGCGAGGCTCTCCTCGATGCTCGGGTCTGGCTGCTCGCAGCGATCTACTTCGGATTTGTAATGGGAGTATATGGAGTCAACCTGTGGCTGCCCCAGATCGTAAGCGGTTTCGGCCTGGGCGGTGACTTCGCGATTGGAGTAATCACTGCGATCCCCTCCGTTGCAGCCGCATTCTGCATGGTGCAAGTCGGGCGCGCGTCCGATCGCAGTGGAGAGCGGCGGCGCTATCTCGCGCTTGCCCTGACTGTTGGTGCGCTGGGATTGCTGCTGTCGGCGATCACTCGAAATCCGTACCTCGAGCTCGCAGCCATTTCGATCAGCTTCGCGGGAATCTCGAGTGCGCTGGGTCCGTTCTGGGCAATCCCCAATCTATTTCTCGGCGGCGCGGCGGCGGCCGGGGGTATCGCGTTGATCAATTCGCTTGGCAATCTCGGAGGGTTCGTCGGTCCCACGCTGATGGGCTACATGAAAGAGACCACCGGCGGCTTCGCGGACGGTCTTGCGTTGCTCGCACTAGGGATCGCGGGCGCCGCTTCGCTCTCAATGTTGGTTCCGCAATCGAGTAATTCCTGA